The following coding sequences lie in one Sinorhizobium fredii USDA 257 genomic window:
- a CDS encoding DUF2213 domain-containing protein, with translation MKFTDTAPIAGTRRTADGYLVADVRTARTGIQLYAGREVGKPEMQSVKVYRPEDQVFDRASLGSYAHKPVTNDHPAEAVTPDNWKAVSVGQIGDEVARDGEFVRIPLIVMDAEAITAIDEGKRELSAGYTCDLAWEPPEGEKYDAIQKDIRINHVAIVQRGRAGSEARIGDGVRSWGAAPFTSDQKPKEDKIMTLKTVTVDGIPVEVTDQGATVIGTLQQRLADANIKFADAEKAHQTALAGKDAELAKKDAELDSTKAKVLSDVDLDKRVQARADLISAAKTIAKDIKTEGLSDAAIRKAVVVAKLGDAAVADKSDAYIDARFDMLVEDAGKGGADPFRTVVQQGLSQTTDANVSATAHKPMVSDLESAWQTKAAT, from the coding sequence ATGAAATTCACAGACACTGCACCGATCGCGGGCACGCGACGGACCGCCGACGGCTACCTGGTCGCGGACGTTCGCACCGCGCGCACCGGTATCCAGCTCTATGCCGGCCGTGAAGTCGGCAAGCCGGAAATGCAGTCGGTGAAGGTCTACCGGCCCGAGGATCAGGTCTTCGACAGGGCCAGCCTCGGCAGCTACGCGCATAAGCCGGTGACGAACGATCATCCGGCAGAGGCCGTGACGCCTGACAACTGGAAAGCCGTTTCGGTCGGCCAGATCGGCGACGAAGTTGCCCGCGACGGGGAATTCGTCCGCATCCCGCTCATCGTCATGGATGCCGAGGCGATCACGGCGATCGACGAGGGCAAGCGCGAACTGTCGGCAGGCTACACCTGCGATCTTGCCTGGGAACCGCCCGAAGGCGAGAAGTACGACGCCATCCAGAAGGATATCCGGATCAACCACGTCGCCATCGTGCAGCGCGGCCGCGCCGGATCAGAAGCTCGCATCGGCGACGGTGTGAGGTCGTGGGGCGCTGCCCCGTTCACCAGTGATCAGAAACCGAAAGAGGACAAGATCATGACCCTGAAGACGGTTACCGTCGATGGCATCCCGGTTGAAGTAACCGATCAGGGTGCCACGGTGATCGGCACGCTGCAGCAGCGGCTTGCCGACGCCAATATCAAGTTCGCCGACGCCGAGAAGGCACATCAGACGGCACTCGCCGGCAAGGATGCCGAACTGGCGAAGAAGGATGCCGAGCTCGACTCGACGAAGGCGAAGGTGCTTTCGGATGTCGATCTCGACAAGCGGGTCCAGGCTCGCGCCGATCTTATCTCCGCGGCGAAAACGATCGCCAAGGACATCAAGACCGAGGGCCTCTCAGATGCGGCCATCCGCAAGGCCGTTGTCGTCGCCAAGCTCGGCGATGCTGCGGTCGCCGACAAGTCCGACGCCTACATCGATGCTCGCTTCGACATGCTCGTCGAGGACGCCGGCAAGGGCGGCGCCGATCCTTTCCGCACCGTTGTGCAGCAGGGCCTTTCGCAGACCACTGACGCCAACGTCTCCGCAACCGCTCACAAGCCCATGGTCTCCGATCTCGAATCGGCCTGGCAGACGAAGGCAGCTACGTGA
- a CDS encoding major capsid family protein, producing the protein MDSVGQAQWFSGLAHDVPKVELTREKFETTVSIATIGYCYTLEELGTAQLLGMNLTSEKASSARRIAEEKIDQVAFVGDTGKGFTGPVNALAPTATTAPADGTGSADL; encoded by the coding sequence ATGGACTCGGTTGGCCAGGCGCAGTGGTTCTCCGGCCTCGCACATGACGTGCCGAAGGTCGAACTGACCCGCGAGAAGTTCGAGACGACCGTCAGCATAGCCACCATCGGCTACTGCTATACGCTCGAGGAACTGGGCACCGCGCAGCTGCTCGGCATGAACCTCACCAGCGAGAAGGCCTCTTCGGCACGTCGGATCGCCGAGGAGAAGATCGATCAGGTTGCTTTCGTCGGCGACACCGGCAAGGGCTTCACCGGTCCGGTGAACGCCTTGGCGCCGACCGCGACGACGGCGCCGGCGGACGGTACCGGCTCGGCAGACTTATGA
- a CDS encoding structural cement protein Gp24, whose product MPAIQTTYSATHARWVEGMVLTMEPSDIVTRLAEDAEGIGFGKVCVQATADNQVVDSE is encoded by the coding sequence ATGCCTGCAATTCAGACCACTTATAGCGCCACGCACGCCCGCTGGGTCGAAGGCATGGTGCTCACGATGGAGCCGTCCGACATTGTCACCCGGCTTGCGGAAGACGCGGAAGGCATCGGCTTCGGCAAAGTTTGCGTCCAGGCTACCGCCGACAATCAGGTCGTCGACTCCGAATAA